One Triticum dicoccoides isolate Atlit2015 ecotype Zavitan chromosome 4B, WEW_v2.0, whole genome shotgun sequence genomic window carries:
- the LOC119294242 gene encoding pollen allergen Dac g 3-like, which translates to MASASRMLTVAVLAALFAGAMAVKVKLTVQKGSDKKKLALKIDYTRPNDSLSEVELRQHGSEEWQPLTKKGDVWEVSCSKPLVGPFNFRFLSKNGMKNVFDEVFSTDFKIGKTYEPEY; encoded by the coding sequence ATGGCCTCCGCCTCCAGGATGCTCACGGTGGCGGTGCTGGCGGCGCTGTTCGCCGGCGCGATGGCCGTGAAAGTGAAGTTGACGGTGCAGAAGGGGTCGGACAAAAAGAAGCTGGCGCTGAAGATCGACTACACAAGGCCAAACGACAGCCTGTCAGAGGTGGAGCTCCGGCAGCACGGCTCAGAGGAGTGGCAGCCCTTGACGAAGAAGGGCGACGTGTGGGAGGTCTCGTGCTCCAAGCCGCTGGTTGGCCCCTTCAACTTCCGCTTCTTGTCCAAGAATGGCATGAAGAACGTCTTCGACGAGGTCTTCTCCACCGATTTCAAGATCGGCAAAACCTACGAACCGGAATATTGA